In Pirellulales bacterium, a genomic segment contains:
- a CDS encoding DMT family transporter, translating into MTWIWYALITTLAWGVWGALIDLPGLPGTFNYVVWSLTMIPCALVALSQRGWRLELSLRAVVQGCLVGFLGAGGQLVLFEALTHVPPYIVFPIVSLYPVLTVLLSTTLLGERGSKRQWIGVAIAVPAIGLLSYIPPDPSQQGDASPPPAASSKLAAAGIEPLAPPGIPDAQPAAREPAAKIKYQWLTLAVIVFAAWGLQAYFMKTATQAMSPEGLFVYMAATGLLLAPVAIAMTTLQEPIEWNPLGGLRSVWAVAAIQVLNAIGALTLVHAMKTGKAMVVAPLTSLAPVITVLLSLAINRKMPPDPHIVGLVLASIAIYLLAE; encoded by the coding sequence GTGACGTGGATTTGGTACGCACTGATTACTACGCTGGCCTGGGGTGTTTGGGGAGCACTGATCGATTTGCCCGGCCTGCCCGGCACGTTCAACTACGTTGTCTGGTCGCTGACCATGATCCCTTGCGCCCTCGTCGCGCTCTCGCAGCGCGGTTGGCGATTGGAACTGTCGCTACGCGCGGTCGTCCAGGGCTGCTTGGTCGGTTTTCTCGGGGCCGGGGGACAATTGGTGCTGTTCGAGGCATTGACGCACGTCCCGCCGTACATTGTCTTTCCGATCGTGTCCCTCTACCCAGTCCTGACCGTATTGCTGTCGACGACCCTCCTGGGCGAGAGAGGTTCGAAACGGCAATGGATTGGCGTAGCAATCGCGGTTCCAGCCATCGGCCTGCTGTCGTACATTCCTCCGGATCCATCCCAGCAAGGCGACGCATCACCGCCTCCTGCCGCAAGCTCGAAACTCGCCGCTGCTGGCATCGAACCCCTTGCACCGCCGGGCATTCCCGACGCACAGCCAGCGGCGCGCGAACCAGCAGCCAAGATCAAATATCAATGGTTGACGCTGGCCGTCATCGTGTTCGCAGCCTGGGGATTGCAAGCTTATTTCATGAAGACCGCGACACAAGCGATGAGTCCTGAGGGTTTGTTTGTTTACATGGCAGCAACGGGCCTATTATTAGCGCCCGTTGCCATCGCCATGACAACGCTCCAGGAACCGATCGAGTGGAATCCACTCGGGGGTTTGCGCAGCGTATGGGCCGTCGCGGCCATTCAAGTGCTGAATGCGATCGGGGCGCTGACGCTCGTTCACGCGATGAAAACCGGCAAGGCCATGGTGGTTGCACCGCTCACTTCGCTGGCACCGGTGATCACGGTGCTATTATCGCTGGCAATCAATCGAAAAATGCCCCCCGATCCACACATCGTTGGATTGGTGCTGGCTAGTATCGCCATTTACCTGCTTGCCGAATGA
- a CDS encoding carbohydrate kinase family protein, whose product MKRVLVVGELNVDLVLQGLDRLPALGMEILAQDFQLVLGSASAIFAMGLAQLGRPVSFLGKVGDDAWGSLCLQALRSRRIDISQVEVKPDLKTGLTVAFSTAKDRAMVSYIGSIDANTIDDVSDEVMNSADHLHVSSFYLQRRLRSHCRDLFAKARRLGLTTSLDPGCDPLDRWGSDLIEVLPEVDVFLPNEVELERLSGKSHVKEALAQFDNGRTCIVAKLGARGATARFQGKTTPTPAYKITPVDTTGAGDSFNAGFLHGWLEGWPLEECLRLGSACGALSTRGIGGTATQATLDDALQFGAITPPRK is encoded by the coding sequence ATGAAACGCGTTCTCGTCGTCGGTGAACTCAATGTCGATCTCGTGCTGCAAGGTCTCGACCGCCTGCCGGCGCTGGGGATGGAAATTCTCGCCCAGGATTTTCAACTCGTGCTCGGCAGCGCATCAGCCATTTTTGCGATGGGCCTGGCCCAGCTCGGCCGGCCAGTATCGTTTCTGGGCAAAGTCGGAGACGACGCCTGGGGGAGTCTTTGCTTGCAAGCACTGCGCTCGCGGCGAATCGATATTTCTCAGGTGGAAGTGAAGCCCGACTTGAAAACGGGTCTGACCGTGGCGTTCAGCACGGCGAAAGATCGGGCAATGGTTTCGTACATCGGCTCGATCGACGCCAATACGATCGATGATGTTTCCGATGAAGTGATGAATTCGGCCGATCACTTGCACGTCTCGTCGTTCTATTTGCAGCGGCGATTGCGCTCGCACTGCCGTGATCTCTTTGCAAAAGCGCGGCGGCTGGGGCTGACGACGTCACTCGATCCAGGATGCGACCCTCTCGATCGCTGGGGAAGCGACTTAATCGAAGTATTGCCCGAAGTCGATGTATTCTTGCCCAACGAAGTGGAGCTCGAGCGGCTCAGCGGCAAATCCCATGTCAAAGAGGCGCTTGCGCAGTTCGACAATGGCCGCACGTGCATTGTCGCCAAGCTCGGCGCCCGCGGCGCGACGGCACGGTTCCAAGGCAAGACAACACCGACGCCGGCATACAAGATTACGCCGGTCGATACGACGGGTGCCGGCGATTCGTTCAATGCGGGCTTTCTTCATGGGTGGCTCGAAGGATGGCCGCTGGAGGAGTGCTTGCGACTCGGCTCGGCTTGCGGGGCGCTGTCGACGCGCGGCATCGGCGGCACGGCGACGCAGGCGACTCTCGATGATGCCTTGCAATTCGGCGCGATTACGCCGCCGCGAAAATAG
- a CDS encoding cobalamin-dependent protein (Presence of a B(12) (cobalamin)-binding domain implies dependence on cobalamin itself, in one of its several forms, or in some unusual lineages, dependence on a cobalamin-like analog.) → MHHIAFVPFVGFRVCSAELREIGFTMPSLRHRGVAVSELPALGVLTLAGMMPGNWTSSYHPARASVDELVEQVIAQRPTIVAISALTASIDEASQFSQSIRRAGLKTVLGGLHATTCADDVEEHFDAVVIGNGERVWPSVVRDAERGSVNRRYSAPNDSTPFHWPMPRFDLLGDRVPRYTLQTERGCPLACDFCAASRLLGSFREKPAANVAAELAAINQFAPQPLIELADDNTFAGRRDPRQLCELLAASNARWFTECDWRIGERPLLLAQMAAAGCVQVLVGIESLVFRYPGMGAKRTELARIITAIEAIQEAGIVVNACFIVGADGETSASIERLVEFLLQIPAAEVQLTLQTPFPGTALRRRLLREGRLLAHRGWRYYTLLDATFHPDLMTVDELEQKFRWAVEQVYSIEARRSRNVIRREVWQRNPSLRKHRSIQLTTS, encoded by the coding sequence ATGCACCATATCGCATTTGTGCCCTTTGTTGGATTTCGAGTTTGCTCAGCAGAATTACGCGAAATCGGCTTCACGATGCCAAGCTTGCGGCATCGCGGAGTAGCGGTTTCGGAGCTTCCGGCGTTGGGTGTCTTGACCCTTGCAGGAATGATGCCTGGAAACTGGACGAGTAGTTATCATCCGGCCCGTGCCAGTGTCGACGAACTTGTCGAGCAAGTGATTGCCCAGCGACCGACGATTGTCGCCATTTCGGCGTTAACGGCGAGCATCGACGAAGCATCGCAATTTAGCCAGAGTATTCGCCGCGCCGGCCTTAAGACAGTCCTGGGCGGACTTCACGCGACGACGTGTGCGGATGACGTTGAAGAACACTTTGACGCGGTCGTAATTGGAAACGGCGAGCGCGTCTGGCCATCGGTCGTCCGCGATGCGGAACGAGGATCCGTAAATCGCCGCTATTCGGCACCGAACGATTCCACCCCATTCCATTGGCCCATGCCGCGGTTCGATTTGCTTGGTGATCGTGTGCCTCGATACACCTTGCAAACCGAGCGTGGCTGCCCGCTGGCATGCGATTTCTGCGCGGCCAGCCGATTGCTCGGATCGTTCCGGGAAAAGCCTGCGGCCAATGTCGCCGCTGAGTTGGCAGCGATTAATCAATTTGCTCCACAGCCGCTGATTGAACTTGCCGATGACAATACCTTCGCCGGTCGTCGTGATCCTAGGCAGTTATGCGAATTGCTCGCTGCCAGCAATGCAAGGTGGTTTACCGAATGCGATTGGCGCATCGGCGAACGTCCGCTTTTGCTTGCGCAAATGGCAGCCGCCGGATGCGTGCAAGTGCTGGTGGGAATCGAATCGCTGGTCTTTCGCTATCCGGGCATGGGCGCAAAACGCACGGAGCTCGCACGGATAATCACCGCGATTGAGGCCATTCAAGAAGCGGGAATTGTCGTCAATGCATGTTTCATCGTCGGCGCTGACGGCGAAACCTCGGCATCCATCGAGCGACTTGTTGAGTTTCTGCTGCAAATCCCTGCTGCCGAAGTTCAATTGACTTTACAAACGCCATTTCCCGGCACTGCGCTGCGGCGTCGTTTGCTGCGTGAGGGTCGGCTCCTTGCCCATCGCGGCTGGCGCTACTACACGCTGCTCGACGCGACGTTTCACCCCGACTTGATGACAGTTGATGAATTGGAACAGAAATTTCGATGGGCCGTTGAACAAGTCTATTCGATCGAGGCTCGCCGCAGCCGAAACGTGATACGCCGGGAAGTGTGGCAGCGCAATCCTTCATTGCGCAAACATCGGTCAATTCAGTTGACAACGTCATGA
- a CDS encoding class II D-tagatose-bisphosphate aldolase, non-catalytic subunit encodes MPGLKPIATSTPFDAIVRDQHAGRPRGICAVCSAHPLVLEAAIAQARDDGTTLLVESTSNQVNQFGGYTGQTPVQFAERLQALAAKQGIAPERMLLGGDHLGPHPFRKQPAEQAMSLAAEMIRGYVAAGFQKIHLDTSMACGGDAVGANGAPAEHLVAARAAQLCAVAESTARTTFGTSDHLRYIVGTEVPPPGGETGVAEIQATKPADVERTIHTVREAFEAQQLSEVWNRVIAVVVQPGVDFSDSSVVRYDRPKAAALKQAIEVHPTLIYEAHSTDYQHPAALRALVEDHFAILKVGPWLTFAMREALFALAMIEEEWLAGRRDCETSQLRKVLEEIMLSDPSHWRDHYTGDEPENKFARAYSYSDRIRYYWPQPRAAAAVQKLFRNLEAAPPMPLVHQYLPLDDWQLREHGESWNPRAIVLSAIRRVLNDYAAACQGDPT; translated from the coding sequence ATGCCTGGATTAAAGCCAATCGCAACATCGACGCCGTTCGATGCGATCGTGCGCGATCAGCACGCTGGGCGGCCGCGCGGCATTTGTGCGGTTTGCTCGGCTCATCCGCTGGTGTTGGAGGCGGCGATCGCCCAAGCGCGCGACGATGGCACGACATTGCTCGTCGAATCGACGTCGAACCAGGTCAATCAATTTGGCGGCTACACCGGTCAAACGCCGGTGCAGTTTGCTGAGCGATTGCAGGCGTTGGCCGCCAAGCAAGGAATTGCTCCTGAGAGAATGCTGTTGGGTGGAGATCATCTCGGCCCGCACCCATTCCGCAAGCAGCCTGCCGAGCAAGCGATGTCGCTAGCGGCCGAGATGATTCGCGGCTACGTCGCGGCGGGCTTCCAAAAGATCCATCTCGACACGAGCATGGCCTGCGGTGGCGATGCCGTTGGCGCAAACGGCGCACCTGCGGAACACCTTGTCGCGGCACGCGCCGCCCAGTTGTGTGCCGTCGCCGAATCGACTGCACGCACGACATTTGGCACAAGCGATCACTTGCGTTACATCGTAGGCACCGAAGTTCCTCCGCCCGGCGGCGAAACTGGAGTGGCCGAAATTCAAGCCACCAAGCCAGCCGACGTTGAACGAACCATCCACACGGTTCGTGAAGCGTTTGAGGCACAACAGCTCTCGGAAGTCTGGAACCGGGTCATTGCCGTTGTGGTCCAACCCGGAGTTGATTTTTCCGATTCATCCGTTGTTCGCTACGATCGCCCGAAGGCCGCGGCACTTAAGCAGGCCATCGAAGTGCATCCAACGCTGATCTATGAAGCCCATTCGACCGACTATCAGCATCCGGCCGCGCTGCGAGCGCTTGTCGAAGATCATTTTGCGATCCTCAAAGTCGGCCCGTGGCTGACGTTTGCCATGCGTGAGGCATTGTTTGCGCTGGCGATGATTGAAGAAGAATGGCTGGCTGGCCGCCGCGATTGTGAAACTTCGCAGCTTCGGAAGGTCCTGGAGGAAATCATGCTGTCCGATCCAAGCCATTGGCGAGATCACTACACGGGGGACGAACCGGAAAATAAATTCGCCCGCGCCTATAGCTACAGCGATCGCATCCGCTACTATTGGCCTCAGCCGAGAGCGGCGGCAGCGGTTCAAAAGTTATTTCGTAATTTGGAAGCCGCGCCCCCCATGCCGCTCGTGCATCAGTACTTGCCGCTCGACGATTGGCAACTTCGAGAACACGGCGAGTCTTGGAACCCACGAGCGATTGTCCTTTCTGCGATCCGGCGCGTGTTGAATGACTACGCGGCCGCTTGCCAAGGAGATCCAACGTGA